The segment GATTTTCCTTACTCCCTTCATTCCCTGTACGGGACGTTACGCCGTGCTTATCTTCATGGCATCAGCGATCTTCGCTGAAAAGGCGCCTTTGGTTTCCTCATCCCTGATGGTCCTCAACATGGTTGTCCTCGGACTCATCGGCATTTTTATCAAGCTGACCATCTTCAAGGAAGAATCCACGCCTTTCATCATGGAGCTCCCGCTTTACCATAGGCCCGATCTCAAAACGATTGCCATGGCCGTGTGGGCAAACCTCATCGCCTTCGTAAAGAAGGCGGGTACGATCATCCTGGCCATGTCGATGATTGTCTGGCTCTTCTCCTATTTGCCCCACGGCAATGTGGAAACCAGCCTGCTGGCCTCGGCGGGCAAATGGATCGAACCTCTGGGTTTCCCTCTCGGACTGGACTGGAAAATGATCACCGCCCTCTTCTCGAGCCTCGTGGCCAAGGAAATTTCCCTTGCGACCCTGGCCGTTCTCTATGGCCATACGGAGGAGGCGATCGGTCCCATCCTTGGACAGTTTATGCCGGCCGCCTCAGCCCTCGCCTTTCTGGTTGTCCAGATGCTCTTTTTGCCCTGTGTGGCCACCATCGCGGTGATGAAGCAGGAAATGGGTAACTGGAAGTGGTTCGCATCCGCCCTGGGCGTGACGCTGATCCTGTCTTACACGGCCGGGATTGTTGCCTATCGCACAGCCCTCTGGCTGGGGTTATAGTCCGGTTTGTCGTTTAAGCGCAGGGTCACAGTCCTCTTTTTCTCCGGCACAGGGCCCTGTTCCGGAGAAACCTCAGGGTACGGTTGAATCCGGGGCAACGGGGGGACCGTCCGGGGTGCTTTTTGGCCGGTAAAATAGGCATCAATGATTTTCCGCGCGATGGGTGCGGCAACGGATCCCCCGTGGCCGGCATTTTCCGCGATGACGGAAACAACGATTTCCGGACTGTTGTAAGGCGCAAAACAGACAAACAGGGCATGATCCCGATGGGCCCCTGAGAGAATTTTTGCCCGACGGGCGCGCTCGTCCATGGGCAGCCCCACAACCTGAGACGTTCCGGTTTTACCGCAGACATCTTTTTGCGGCCGACGCAGCGCATAGCCTGTACCACCGCCCTCATGCACGGCTCCCCAGAGCGCGCGATTCAGGATTTTCAGATGTTGCGGACTGATCGGAACCCGTGTTTTCCGCTCGGGAACAAATTTCCAGACCACCTGGCCATCAGAACTTTCGATGCGGCGTACAAGATGCGGGCGGTAGAGTGTGCCGCCGTTCGCCAAGGCTGCGTAAAAACTGGCCAGTTGAATCGGTGTGACCAGATTGAATCCCTGGCCAATGGAAATGGAAATCGTTTCACCGGCCTGCCAGCTTTGTCGGGTTCTCCCCAGTTTCCAGGCCTTCGTCGGCACAATGCCCCCTTTCTCGCGGGCCAGGGGCAACCCCGTCGGACTGCCGAAACCAAAAGCTCTGGCGTAATATGCGATCTTGTCGACGCCCAATTGTTTACCCAGATTATAAAAATAGACATCGCAGGATTCGACAATGGCACGGTGAAGATTCACCCTTCCGTGTCCCTTTTTCTGCCAGCAGCGAAACATCCGGTTACCGAGATGGAAGGTTCCGTCACAATGGAAGGACGTTTCCGGGGTGATGATCCCTTCCTCCAATCCGGCGGCGGCCACCACGAGCTTATAAGTTGATCCCGGGGGGTACTGGCCGGAAATGGTCCGATCTTCCATCGGGTGAAGCGGGTTGGATGAAATTTTTCGCCACGCCTCTCGGGAAATTCCGCCGTTGAACAGATTGGGGTCAAAGGAGGGGGAGCTTACCAGGGCCAGGACTTCCCCCGTTCTGACGTCCATAACGACGGCGGCCCCCGGCTTCCCCTCAAAGGCCTCCCAGGCCGTCTGCTGAAGAACGGCGTCTATGGTTAGGTGAAGACTGTATCCCTGTACCGGATCGATCTTCCCCAGACTTTTTATTTTCTTGCCGAGGGCATTGACCTCCATTTGCTCCGCCCCGCTCTGCCCTTTCAGATACGCGTCAAAATATCTCTCAATACCGTATTTGCCGATCATATCACCTGCCTCATATTGCTTTCGGGCATGGTTTTCGAGTTCCGCGGCGCTGATCTCGCCGACATAACCGATCAGATGGGCCATCATTTCACCGTACAGGTACAGACGAGTCGGCACCACATCTATACCAACCCCCGGGAGATCGAGGGATCTCGTCTCAATCAGGGCCAGCTTCCTGGCGTTCACATTCTTGTCAAGGCGTACGGGCATAAAGGACCTGTTTTCGGATATACGACTGAAATCCTCGGCAAGAGGCAAATCCTGTTCCTGATAGATGGATTCCATTTCCCTGGTCACCCGATTCAGGTCCCGGTTTTTATCGGGAATGAAAACCACGTCGAAAGAGGGTTGATTGTTCACCAGAACGTTTCCGTGACGGTCCGTGATTATTCCCCGTAGGGGCCTGATTTTACAGATCCGGACACTGTTGGTTTCCGAGCGCTGACTCATCTCCTTTCCCTTGATGACCTGAAGATACCACATCCTGAAGATGAGGACCGAAAGGGCGACGCTGACGATGACGAATATCCGATGAAATTTCTGTCGGTATGCGCCGGAATCATGCCCGTCAATTCGACCGGGACGTTTTTGCATGCACCAACACCTCGAATTTTCTGAAGAGCTTAAAGAAAAAAGGACTGAGCAATCCCAAAACAATCACCTGGAGAAAAGCCGCTCGCAACAGGGACGGAGCCAAATATGACGCCCCCAGAACATAGTATTTAAAGACCAGGAGCATGCCCTCCTCCAGAACAGCACAGGCCATGGTGAATGACATGATCACATAAGGCTGTTCAATATATACACGCGTGGAAACGAGCGCTGAAAAACAAAACAGGATGAAATACACAACCATGTACAGACCCGTCATTGTACCGGTCAGGACACCGATAAAAAAACCGGCGCTCAGGGTCAGTATCGCCCCCCTGGGAATACTCATGGAAAAGCCGGAAAAAATCACAAAAAGCAGGGATAATTCAATACTGCGCAGGGGAAACGGGAAAACCCCCACGATCATTTTTTGCATGACGATGAGGAACAACAAAACGGGGATCCAGGCCAATCCGGATATCACAGCATTCTCACTATTTTCCGATGATTACCAAGACTTCCTCCATCCTATGAAAGTCCGCAAAAGGAACAACTTCTATGTTCTGAAACATGCTGGCCTTGCTGTGTTCCACTCCTCCGACAACGCCCACCACCAATCCCTTCGGGAACACACCGCCCAGCCCGGAGGTCAGGGCAATATCTCCCTTCTTCACCGGATCCGTCTTGACAATGTATTTCAGCTTACACCTGCCGGCTCCTGTTCCCTGCAAGATCCCGTTTGCCCGGGTCCGCTGGACCAAGACATCGACATTGCTGTTCTCATCGGTCACAACGAGAACGCGGGAAGCGTGCCAGGTTGTATCAACCACCCGCCCCACCAAACCGGCCTCCACAATAACGGGTTGCCCTTTCCTGATGCCGTCATTCTCGCCGACGTCGATCATCAGGGTTTTCATCACTCCCGACATATCGTGCCGCGTCACCCCGGCGACCTTCGTTTCGTAGGGCAGCCTTTCCTTGAAAGCCAGCAGCTTCCTGAGGCGGATGTTCTCCAAATAGGCTTCCCGGTACTCGAACACTTTCCGGCTGAGCCGGGCATTCGTCTTCCGCAGGCGGTCGTTCTCCTCGGTCAGGCCGTAGAGAAACAGATAGCGCCGCCAAATTTCGCGAACCCCCGCCATACTGTCATGCATGATCGATTCCAGGGGAAAGGTCGTCTCCAGAACAATTTTGTGGATGAAACCGGCGTTTGGCGACGAATGCAACTGATACGAAAAGAAACCGAGAACCAGAATAAAAAGGAAGACCAGGAACAGCAGGTAATATTTTTTTTTCAGCGATTGCATCAAAATAGGAACCCTGCTTACATCATCACAAAACAAAGCAAAAAGACCATCGTCGCTCCCGCACCCGCTTATGGTCAGGGTCCCCACTCCCGATTCGGAATGCAA is part of the Deltaproteobacteria bacterium genome and harbors:
- the mrdA gene encoding penicillin-binding protein 2, producing the protein MQKRPGRIDGHDSGAYRQKFHRIFVIVSVALSVLIFRMWYLQVIKGKEMSQRSETNSVRICKIRPLRGIITDRHGNVLVNNQPSFDVVFIPDKNRDLNRVTREMESIYQEQDLPLAEDFSRISENRSFMPVRLDKNVNARKLALIETRSLDLPGVGIDVVPTRLYLYGEMMAHLIGYVGEISAAELENHARKQYEAGDMIGKYGIERYFDAYLKGQSGAEQMEVNALGKKIKSLGKIDPVQGYSLHLTIDAVLQQTAWEAFEGKPGAAVVMDVRTGEVLALVSSPSFDPNLFNGGISREAWRKISSNPLHPMEDRTISGQYPPGSTYKLVVAAAGLEEGIITPETSFHCDGTFHLGNRMFRCWQKKGHGRVNLHRAIVESCDVYFYNLGKQLGVDKIAYYARAFGFGSPTGLPLAREKGGIVPTKAWKLGRTRQSWQAGETISISIGQGFNLVTPIQLASFYAALANGGTLYRPHLVRRIESSDGQVVWKFVPERKTRVPISPQHLKILNRALWGAVHEGGGTGYALRRPQKDVCGKTGTSQVVGLPMDERARRAKILSGAHRDHALFVCFAPYNSPEIVVSVIAENAGHGGSVAAPIARKIIDAYFTGQKAPRTVPPLPRIQPYPEVSPEQGPVPEKKRTVTLRLNDKPDYNPSQRAVR
- the mreC gene encoding rod shape-determining protein MreC, whose amino-acid sequence is MQSLKKKYYLLFLVFLFILVLGFFSYQLHSSPNAGFIHKIVLETTFPLESIMHDSMAGVREIWRRYLFLYGLTEENDRLRKTNARLSRKVFEYREAYLENIRLRKLLAFKERLPYETKVAGVTRHDMSGVMKTLMIDVGENDGIRKGQPVIVEAGLVGRVVDTTWHASRVLVVTDENSNVDVLVQRTRANGILQGTGAGRCKLKYIVKTDPVKKGDIALTSGLGGVFPKGLVVGVVGGVEHSKASMFQNIEVVPFADFHRMEEVLVIIGK